ACCGTGGACGAGGGGGATATCTTCGGCTTCCTTGGTCCGAATGGAGCGGGCAAGACGACGGCGATGAAGATCATGGCCGGCCTGATGCGGCCGGACAGCGGAGAGGTGAAGATCTTCGGCAAAAGCGTCCAGCACGAATATGTCGAAGCGATGCAGCATGTCGGCTGCATCATCGAAACGGCGGAGTCTTATCCGTACCTGACGGCCTACGAAAACTTGAAACTGTTCGCCAGATATTATCCCGATGTCGACGATCGGCGCATCGATGAATGCTTAGAGATCACGGGTATCCTGCCGTACAAGCACGAGAAAGCGCGCAAGTTCTCCCTGGGGATGAAACAGCGGCTGGGCGTGGCAGCGGCCATCCTCTCGCGGCCGAAGGTACTCATCCTGGATGAGCCGCTTAACGGCCTGGATGTCGAAGGGATGCTGGACATGCGCAAGCTGATCAAGCGGCTGAACGAGGAAGAGGGCACGACCTTCTTCATCTCAAGCCATCTGATCCATGATGTAGAGCTCACTTGTAACCGCGTCGGCATCATCTACGGGGGCAAGCTGGTAGATGTCCAATATACCCAGGAGATCCTTGCTAACTATGCCTCATTGGAAAACTACTTCGTCAGCGAGGTGGACCGCAGTGCCAGGGTTTAAAGCTGCATTAATCAACGAATTGTACAAGATCTTCAAACGAAAAAAACTCATCACTGCGGCCGTGCTGTCCGTGCTTGCCGTGCTGATCGGGCAAGCAGCAGTCACCGCTGTTCAGGCGGGGTTTGGCGTGCGCTTGGCAGGCAGTGCCGAATTCCCGCTCATCGTGCTGCCATTCTTCGTCTATACGATCCTGCCGATGTTTGCGACCTTCGTCGCGATCGATCTGTTCAACGGCGAATATTCCGCCGGCACGATGAAGATCACGCTGACGCGGCCGGTCTCGCGCTTCAGTGTCTTCACAGCGAAAGTGACGAGCGTGGCCTTGTTCATCCTTGGCAGTCTGATGTTCGTCATGCTCGTCTCTATGCTCGCAGGCTATATCTTTAATCCGGTCAGTGCAGGTTTCATGGGGTTGGTGCGCGCCGCAGCGGCCTATCTGGTGTCCTTCCTGCCGGTGTTCGTCTTCTCGCTGCTCGTCATCTTGCTCAGCAATTTGGTGCGCAGCGGGGTGACGGTATTTTTCTTATCCCTGTTCATCTTCCTTGGTTTTATCATGATGGAGTTTATCTTTTCGAAGTATGCCAGCTTCTTCGTCACGTCGCAGTTCACCTGGTATACGCTGTGGATCTCCCAATCTTTGAACATCCTCAAGCTTCTGCGGCAGACATTGCTCATGGCCGGACTTGGCATCATGTTGTTCACAGCTGGTTTTTATCTATTTGATCGCAGAGATCTGTAAAGGAATGGAGCCTATGCCGCTAACAAGACGATTCTTCATCTGGAATGCTGTCTCAGTCCTGTTGTCCCTGGGAGCAGCCGGCCTTGTGTCGATGATCTATATGGCGGTTCGCACCCGCTGGCTGGGCGGCCAGAATCCAGGTAAGGATGGGATGCCACCTGCTGACGGCGGTGTGCCGACGACGCCGGCGGCCCCCGAGTTGCATGACGGGAGATCTGCGGCGCCGCTGCCGATCACGCCCGACGAAGCGATCGATCTGTACGGGGATGTGGCTCTGGTCGCTGTGATCAGCTTCATCCTGGTCTTCATCGCGCTGAACTTGTGGGTGTCTTCTCGATTCTCGCGGGGCATCATCGCACCTGTAGTGAGGCTGCGGGATGCGGCGGTGACCATCAGCCAGGGTGATCTCAGCGGCGGGATCGCGGAAGAGGGCGAGGGCGAGGTGCTGGAGCTGGCGAGGTCGCTGGAGCAGATGCGGATCAAATTAAAGGAATCTATCTATATCCAGCAGCGGTACGATGAGAACAGAAAGTTCCTCCTGTCCAGCATCTCCCATGATCTGAAGACGCCTGTCACGGCGATCAGGGGATATATCGAAGGGATCCTGGACGGCGTGGCTGCCACGCCGGAGAAGCAGCAGCAGTACCTGGAGATCGCCCGCTCGAAGGCGCTGCAGGTGAGCAATATGATCGATGATCTGCTGCTGTATTCCAAGTTGGATCTGAATCAGCTTCCTTATCATTTTGAGGTAACGGATATGCGCAAATATTTTGAGGATTGTCTGGAGGACCATCGATATGCTTATGTGCAGGCCGGCGTTGCACTGACCTTAAGCGACCGGCTGCAGAAGCCGGTGACGATCCGCATCGACCGTGAACGGTTCAAGCGGGTGATGCAGAATATCCTCGACAATGCGCTCAAACATGTGCCGCAAGATAACAGCGGCGGCAAGGTGGAACTCATCCTGCGGGAGACGCGGACCTCGGCGATCATCGAGGTGCGCGACAACGGACCGGGGATTCCCGAGGAACATCTGCCGCATATCTTCGAGCGCTTCTACCGCGGCGACTGCTCGCGCACCAATGCGGAGAGCAGCGGTTTGGGCCTGGCGATTGCGAAGCAGATCGTGGAGGGGCATGAGGGCCGGATCTGGGCCGTCAGCAAGCCCGGTGAAGGGACGCGGATGATGATCTCGCTGCGCAAGTTGTGAGGGTGTGAAGACAGGGAAGCAGGAACCGCTGCACATAATGGCATATCGTTGTAAAACCATTCAAGTACCTTCTGGAACACCGCCGTCATCAGGAGGCTGTTGTTACTTAGCTACATAGGAGGGGCGCCGCAAGCATGAAGCGAATCTTAATTGTAGAGGATGACCTGAGCATCGCCAATCTGCAGAAGGATTATCTGGAATTAGAAGGATATGAGGTTGTGATCGTGGCCAGCGGGGATGAAGCACTGGCTGTGCTGGAACGGGAGAAGGGCACCTATGATCTGGTCATCCTGGACATCATGCTGCCAGGGATGGACGGCTTCAGCGTGCTGAGGACGATCCGTGAGGAAGAGGATATCCCTGTATTGCTAGTATCAGCGAGGGAAGAGGAGTTGTACAAAATCAAAGGCCTTGATCTCGGAGCCGATGACTATATCACAAAACCGTTCAGTTCGGCGGAACTCGTAGCCCGGGTGAAAGCGCATCTCAGCCGCTATGACCGGATGCGGGAGCGATTCTCCGGCATGGGGGGAGAGCGGAGAAACAGCCGGCTGCAGGTGCGCGGACTGGTCATTGATAAGGATTCGCGGCAGGTGTTCGTAAACGGCCGGGAGGTCGTCCTTGCGCAGAAAGAATTCGATCTCTTGTTGTTCCTGCTGCAAAACGCGAACCGCGTCTTCAGCAAGGAGGAACTGTTCGAACGCGTATGGGGCATGGATGCGCTCAGCGACGCCTCGACCGTCACCGTTCATATCGCACGCATCCGCGAGAAGATCGAAGATCATCCTTCCAAGCCGCAGTACATCGCTACCGTATGGGGATCGGGGTATAAATTTATCGTCTAAGTGCGCAGCACGGAACAAACACATGGGACCATTAGGTTCCGATATCATAGATTTCTAGTCGCTTTATAATGACAGGGAGGCGGAGCGAGATGAAATATGCGTGTGTAACCGGTGCGGAGCGGGGCCTGGGCTTCGCTTTGACCAAGGAGCTGCTTGCGGCGGGTTATACGGTCTTCGCCGGCAGATACCTGACGGACTGGCCGGGTCTGGATGAATTAGTGCAGGAAGCGGGCGAGCGGCTGGTCATCTTCCCCTTGGATGTGCGCGATGACGAGAGCGTGCGAGCGGCGGCGAAGACGATCGCTGCCAGGACTGACAAACTGGATCGGCTCATCAACAATGCGGCAGTGCTCGGCCGCAAGGATCTTACAGGCGATATCCTGGGCGAGCTGGATTTTGATGAGATGCTCAACACAATCAATGTCTGTGCGCTTGGTTCCCTGCGCATGGCCCATGCCCTGATGCCTTTGATCATCAACAGTGAAGAGAAGCTGCTGATCAATATCTCGTCGGAGGCGGGCAGCATCGGCCAGAGCTGGCGGACGAATATGTTCGGCTATTGTATGGCGAAGGCGGCTGTGAACATGCACTCCACCATTATCTACAACAAGGTGAGGGAACTCGGCGTGAAAGTGCTCAACCTGCATCCCGGCTGGGTGAAAAGCTGGCTCGAGGGAAGCAGATTCTTGGATGAGGCGCATCTGACGCCTGAGGAATCCGCAGCGAAGTTAATGCGGGTCATCGCTGACCATGCGGAGTTGCAGGAAGAACAGCCGATCTTCGTCGATGTGAACGGCAAACGTCAATTATGGTGATATAGCGATCCTATGGTGCTGTCCGATAGACACGATCATGCCATGCTACCCATACCATGAAGCCCTGTAGCGGGGACGGGTGTGAGGTTGTGAGCGAGAGGTGGATACAGCTTGAGAACTTTTTGTGTCCTAAAAACACGACAAAACCCATGGAATGGCGTGCATTAGGCGGGGTTTTTGTCCGAGATTCCTTATAAAAACATTCGATGGCGCGGCTCGCGAGCGTTTTTTGTCCTAAAAATCGGATAAAAACCCGGAATTGGCAGGTGTTCGACGGGTTTTTATCCTAAAAATCGTATAAAACACCAGCGTCCCAGTCCGCGAAGGGAGCAGTCCCGAAAATTCCTGCAAAAAGGCGTTCCCATTCGGGAACAAATCTGATATGATAAACCATATATCAATAAGTGACGAATATCAAAAAGCGATGACGAGAAGAGTAGATGGCGGATTTGTTTCTGCAGAGAGCTCCGGTTGGTGGGAAGGAGTGAAACGGCCCCATTGAAGAAAGACTCTGAGCTGTACGTCGGAACCTGTCCCAGCATGGGGGATGGCGTGCCAGGTGCTCCTGTTACAGAGCTAGGGTATACGCATGCCATAGTGACATGCCGTACCCGAAGAGGCGAATATGGTGACATATTCGTAAAATAGGGTGGTACCGCGAGCAGATCTCGTCCCTAAGACAAGGTTGTCTTATGGATGGGATTTTTTTGTATCTGATATAAATAATCATGTGAACCAACGAAAGGATGGTAATGCATCATGGCAGAGAGATTGAAAGTCGGGATCGTCGGCGGAACAGGGATGGTTGGACAACGGTTTGTGGAGCTGCTGGAGAATCATCCTTGGTTTGAAGTTACGGCGATCGCCGCAAGTGCGAATTCTGCCGGCAAGACGTATGAGGAAGCCGTGCAAGGCAGATGGAAGCTGGCTACCCCGATTCCGGAAGCGGTGAAGGGCATCGTTGTACAAGATGCTTCGAAGGTGGAGGAAGTTGCAGGCGGGGTTGATTTTATATTCTGTGCTGTTGATATGAGAAAAGAAGAGATCCAAGCGCTCGAGGAACAATATGCAAAAACCGGTACGCCGGTAGTATCCAACAACTCTGCGCATCGCTGGACGCCGGATGTGCCGATGGTGATTCCAGAACTCAACCCGCATCACCTAGAGGTGATCGAAGCACAGCAAAAGCGTCTTGGCACAGCTTCGGGCTTTATCGCTGTAAAGCCAAACTGTTCCATCCAGAGCTATGTGCCGCAGCTGCATGCTTTGCTCGATTATAAGCCAACACAGGTGGTCGTCTCGACCTATCAAGCGATCTCCGGTGCGGGCAAGAACTTCAGCGACTGGCCGGAGATGGTCGACAACGTGATCCCGTATATCGGCGGTGAAGAGGAGAAGAGTGAACAAGAGCCGCTGCGCATCTGGGGTGAGGTATCCGGCGGCGAGATCGTCAAGGCTTCAGCACCTGTGATCTCGGCTCAATGCATCCGCGTTCCGGTAACCGATGGGCACCTGGCGACGGTATCCGTCTCCTTCGAGAAGAAGCCGGCGAAGGAGGAGATGATCGAGCGCTGGGTAAACTTCAAAGGACGTCCGCAGGAGCTGAATCTGCCGAGCGCGCCGAAGCAGTTTATCACGTACTTCGAGGAAGACAACCGCCCGCAAACGAAACTCGACCGCGATATCGAACGCGGCATGGGCGTGACGGCCGGCAGACTGCGTGAAGACCATCTCTTCGACTACAAGTTCGTCGGCCTGTCGCACAATACGGTGCGCGGAGCCGCCGGCGGTGCAGTCCTGATCGCCGAACTGTTGAAGGCAGAAGGCTATATCCAGGCTAAGTAAGATATTCAAGCAAGCCAGGTAAAGGTCAAATCCCCGATCGATATCGACTTTGTCGTATTGGTTTGGGGATTTTTTTGCGTGGGATGCGTCTGAAACGGAGCTGATGCGTGAGTCGACAGATCTTGTCGTCTCAGCCACTGAGTCAGTCATTTTAATGTGTGCTTAGCTCAGCATTCAGCTTGCATAGAAAAAAACGAAGGAGGCGACCTAAAGGATGAAGATCCTCTTGCAGGAAGGAGCCGGCAGATGCAGAAGTAATATCGTGCATCGCATGACAGACGCGTCTAAACATGCGACTAACGTGTGACTAAACGCGTGACTTGTCGTGTGACAGAAGCGTGACTTGTGTGACTAAACGCGTGACTATTTCAGAATCGAATCATCGTTAAACATTCATTAAACAGACGTTAGATATACGGGAGGAACTAGATGACGAAGCGGGATGAAGAACGGATCGATCACGGCCCAGAATCAGCCGTTGAGGTAAACGAGCCGGCTGATGTAACAACAGAAATAATAGAAGATAAGGAGCTGTCCAATCAAAGTCAGGACCCATCCGATGAAGATCAGGACCAATTTGACGAAGGCAGAGAGTTTACGGAGGAAGAGCTCGCACAGATGTTCAAGGAAGCGGAGG
The Insulibacter thermoxylanivorax DNA segment above includes these coding regions:
- a CDS encoding ABC transporter ATP-binding protein; this encodes MDKAIEIINLNKRYSNGRGIIDLSLTVDEGDIFGFLGPNGAGKTTAMKIMAGLMRPDSGEVKIFGKSVQHEYVEAMQHVGCIIETAESYPYLTAYENLKLFARYYPDVDDRRIDECLEITGILPYKHEKARKFSLGMKQRLGVAAAILSRPKVLILDEPLNGLDVEGMLDMRKLIKRLNEEEGTTFFISSHLIHDVELTCNRVGIIYGGKLVDVQYTQEILANYASLENYFVSEVDRSARV
- a CDS encoding ABC transporter permease; translated protein: MPGFKAALINELYKIFKRKKLITAAVLSVLAVLIGQAAVTAVQAGFGVRLAGSAEFPLIVLPFFVYTILPMFATFVAIDLFNGEYSAGTMKITLTRPVSRFSVFTAKVTSVALFILGSLMFVMLVSMLAGYIFNPVSAGFMGLVRAAAAYLVSFLPVFVFSLLVILLSNLVRSGVTVFFLSLFIFLGFIMMEFIFSKYASFFVTSQFTWYTLWISQSLNILKLLRQTLLMAGLGIMLFTAGFYLFDRRDL
- a CDS encoding sensor histidine kinase gives rise to the protein MPLTRRFFIWNAVSVLLSLGAAGLVSMIYMAVRTRWLGGQNPGKDGMPPADGGVPTTPAAPELHDGRSAAPLPITPDEAIDLYGDVALVAVISFILVFIALNLWVSSRFSRGIIAPVVRLRDAAVTISQGDLSGGIAEEGEGEVLELARSLEQMRIKLKESIYIQQRYDENRKFLLSSISHDLKTPVTAIRGYIEGILDGVAATPEKQQQYLEIARSKALQVSNMIDDLLLYSKLDLNQLPYHFEVTDMRKYFEDCLEDHRYAYVQAGVALTLSDRLQKPVTIRIDRERFKRVMQNILDNALKHVPQDNSGGKVELILRETRTSAIIEVRDNGPGIPEEHLPHIFERFYRGDCSRTNAESSGLGLAIAKQIVEGHEGRIWAVSKPGEGTRMMISLRKL
- a CDS encoding response regulator transcription factor: MKRILIVEDDLSIANLQKDYLELEGYEVVIVASGDEALAVLEREKGTYDLVILDIMLPGMDGFSVLRTIREEEDIPVLLVSAREEELYKIKGLDLGADDYITKPFSSAELVARVKAHLSRYDRMRERFSGMGGERRNSRLQVRGLVIDKDSRQVFVNGREVVLAQKEFDLLLFLLQNANRVFSKEELFERVWGMDALSDASTVTVHIARIREKIEDHPSKPQYIATVWGSGYKFIV
- a CDS encoding SDR family NAD(P)-dependent oxidoreductase, which codes for MKYACVTGAERGLGFALTKELLAAGYTVFAGRYLTDWPGLDELVQEAGERLVIFPLDVRDDESVRAAAKTIAARTDKLDRLINNAAVLGRKDLTGDILGELDFDEMLNTINVCALGSLRMAHALMPLIINSEEKLLINISSEAGSIGQSWRTNMFGYCMAKAAVNMHSTIIYNKVRELGVKVLNLHPGWVKSWLEGSRFLDEAHLTPEESAAKLMRVIADHAELQEEQPIFVDVNGKRQLW
- the asd gene encoding aspartate-semialdehyde dehydrogenase, coding for MAERLKVGIVGGTGMVGQRFVELLENHPWFEVTAIAASANSAGKTYEEAVQGRWKLATPIPEAVKGIVVQDASKVEEVAGGVDFIFCAVDMRKEEIQALEEQYAKTGTPVVSNNSAHRWTPDVPMVIPELNPHHLEVIEAQQKRLGTASGFIAVKPNCSIQSYVPQLHALLDYKPTQVVVSTYQAISGAGKNFSDWPEMVDNVIPYIGGEEEKSEQEPLRIWGEVSGGEIVKASAPVISAQCIRVPVTDGHLATVSVSFEKKPAKEEMIERWVNFKGRPQELNLPSAPKQFITYFEEDNRPQTKLDRDIERGMGVTAGRLREDHLFDYKFVGLSHNTVRGAAGGAVLIAELLKAEGYIQAK